The sequence tacCCGAGTCGTCGATTGCTCGATGGGAGGATTTCccgaaagtgggttacctcgtgcagagagatccATGTTTAACCTCCACATTGTAGGAGgtcctgccaggttgtcggtacggtactctccacagGGTACTTGGGTGGCAACCAATTCCGCGTTCCGCGGATgggtggatacccaattcctatatggagcGGCCCTCTTAGTTCttggtaagttaatctccataacATGGGGTTcaatcaccacttaagcctcatccccgcgccaaggagaccgacatgacaagaaaagcacacactggttttaggagaaatagggaaagctccccacacggcatcacaatgggctatgagcctgggTGCGCCCCACAGGACAagcgcttcaacctaacctaacctaataaacAAATGATGGTTATTAGTTGTTATGAATTTTCTGTTATAATGCTGCTGTGACGCAAAGTGTGGCTTAACAGCCTTCAAAATCCATATATAGACATTTTCAACAATAAGGCACTCATCAATAGACTGTTtgacggattttacctgtagacgaggtcatggtggacatttataATTGTGAAGAGAAACCTGTTATAATCTAGATTGTtacatgttttgttttaaaacaacatctttgcgtgtcttttgaaagaccctttaaaaAGCAGTAATCGGTAGATCAACATATATGTAAGCTTATTAATTCTTGTAGGTTTCCAACAGTTTCCTGTGCAAATTTGTGCCTTTAACGCCCGATTTCTATAGTGGCCAGTTTTAGGGTAGAATGCCAGGTGAATATTCTCACGATGATTTGGGAGCTACTATTCCTTAATTGAAGAATCCGATCCGAAAGACTACAATATCGGAGTAtgccaactatatatatatacacgtatttatatgtacatatatataactggcgcgtataccctttttaggtgtttggccgagctcctcctcttgtttgtggagtgcgtcttgatgtttttccacaaatgaagggacctacagtttcaatcctactccgaacagcaaatatttttctataagaagctttttcatggcagaaatacactcggaggtttgccatagcttgccgaggggcaaccgctactagaaaaaactttttctttattttggtctttcgCCGAGatgcgaacctacgttctctctgaattccgaatggtagtcacgcaccaagccattcggctactgcaactatatgtatatagcgattccaaaaaacaaaaacagaaagggttacatttatatttttataatttatgtacaGTATGTCAAATAGGAGGGGGAGGTCGACTAAACaccccaaaagggtgtacgtgccaattatattttatatatatatattaactgtatatatgtatatataattaattaaatatttatatatataaataatcatTCTTGATACAAGGTATGTGCATTTCACAGCAATATGTTGAGTGTGcatggtgtatatataatattatatatgatataatatataatatgagtacaatattttttcgagaTTTTTACGTTTTTCTCCAACTAACACTTTTCTCAATAATTCCTCTTTGTTCGATCACTGGATTGCTAAATGAAAAGTCACGAACAAATGGTAACACAATTTGTTTGCTCTATCACACCCTCAACTTAAGACTGACTACTTTGTGCGAATGCTCATATACATGTGCGTAATAACACAGGTCAACAACGTTTTGTTCTAGAAAAGTGTAGggtcatttccgaagtaattttttgcgtagaatccgaatccggggtttaaattgctctatcgcgtcaggactttgagatatcctaacctaaaagtgcaaaaaacgctgtttttgcccatttttgaggttatgtagctacgcagattttgctcctcataaaaaagtaaacatagtattttaaagtatacgtcttcttctttttaatgcCGTTGAGTGtgcttaaatatctttatttttcactgagatatcgcattttgaagtttccatatttgtgaatttttcgatattcgaaaatccattgagataacatgagacgtgatacggtcgattacatagtcgcacaaaaaaaaacatggagacttcaaaatgcgatatctcagtgaaaaattaagatatttgagcaaactcaacacATACATCTACAGACAGTTTgaaaaagtttactttttttcattttattaatgaTTCTTTGTATTCGACGATAAAGTAAATATTCATCccatgtgaaaaattacaattaatacAGCTTTTAGTTACAGCGAACTAAACAAACTTGATCTAATTATGTACATATCCATAACATAAAAATGAGAAtcgaacaattattttattcactttactttcatgaaatttcataaatattaatttcatatttatctGGAGCCTTTTGTGCGGTGTACGTACTGTAAGGGGAGCATATTAGCTATCTTATTTTGCGTGCTAATAGGAATACGCATTCATTTGTTCTGGTCTGCTATTTCCGACTTATCAGTGATCTGAGAAATTTAATTcctaataattaaaattcacaAGCTTCGTACACAACATTCGATGGCATATCCTATCGAAGCCTTAGAGAAAACGAAGCAAATCAGTCCTCAGTAGAAACTATCGGAATAAACTCATGCTGAAAGGGCACAAGTATGCTTTACACAGATTAGATCGGATGAGTAAAATCACAAAGAGGGTAATTAAAAGCTACGCTCTGAGTAATCGTTggttattcaaaaaatattaagaaagtgGCCATTGAAAGATTAAAATCTAAATAACGCCTACCAAATACCAGATCTTCGAAGCGGCTTGAGTGCAAGTAAGCTATCAACATGCATCTCATACATAAACTCGGAGCTACCGGGGGGAATGTATTACGCGCAAATTTATAGAGCACCACAATCACCAGAGCACCAAAAGAGAGTTAGCATCATGAATCGCAACGGAAAAACGTCAAACAGAATCGACTCAACAAATTTCGCATCATAAAAGTTTTCGTTCAGCCAGGATTCAAAAATTACGAAGTGACCATATTCTAATTGAGAGCTCAGCAAGCGGACGGACTCCATTTTGGCTCTGAGTCCCGACGTATTGCAATACTAGATTTTGAATATACGGCAAGCATAGTTAGAGCTTTCCTTCACTTCTGGTGCAGTAGCTGaggatatttttgaaaaaaaaaagaaaaaatttaaaagtctgATCACAATATTTTCTGGCCAAATGTCTGACGAAAGCAGTTTGCCATAAAAAGAATCCGTTAACCCTAACTTAAAGTGTATGTCTAAATGAAATTCACGTCAGCATCTTTTTTCCCAAACTTAAAGGACGAAATCAATTTGTCATTGATACGAGCCACATAACTGATAACCGCAACAGCATGAGCAGTATATTTACCAGGAGCAGCAGAAAAGAATTTACAGCAGCACGAAAATCAGCAACTATAGGTGTTTTAATAGGAGGAACAGTAAAAATATAACTGTTTCCAGATTTCGAGCgcgtaataattgttttttcacgtttaatattatatattaatgatAAAAGCGCGTTTAAATAACTAGCAAAAAGAAGACAAGTGGggatctaatttttttaaattctttcctCTAAATGTTGACCGTTACGTCGAATACACTCTTGGGATCAGGTCTCTATAATGCGTGCCACTCGTTTAAGAAGTGATGTCGGGTCGCCATTAACCTTGCGAACGGTATTATCTTTTAGTGCTAAGATCGTCACTGGGCTTAtttcatagactttacttttgagaTACCTCCATAGAAAAAAGTCCATCGGCGTAAAATCAGACGACAGCTTATCAATATGTCAGGGAAGAAATCAACCAGTATCGCCATGGTCTCTCTGGCGGTGTGCGACGCGGCACCATCTCACTGAACCCCTGTGTGTATACTGCAGGAATGATGTTTTCTCATTATTGGCGGAAAATAATTATTCAGAATGCGTAGATGTATCTTACACCGTCCACAAAAGTTGTTTATCCTCGGAATGGTCCAATTATTCTCAAGCTTAACAGTACACACCAAATCGTCACTTTGGAACTGTGATGGTGGAGGTGACCCATAACGTCAATTTGGTTATTTACacttccatttaaatgaaaatggactTCATCACTCTAAAGCATATGTTTTCGTATCAAATCACTCCAGCATTGCTTCGCAGACATTTTTACGCAAATTGTAATCCTTTGGCTTAGCGCTTGcacgatttgaatttttaagggGCAGTCTATGattctttttcaatatttcatacaCATTAGTGTTTGGGAGTCCCAGGGCAGCTGCTCTCTTACGAACGGATTGACGCCGACTACTGTGCAAACTCGTAGCGACGAGTTCcatattttctgcgctttcctgagaaagagtttgtgcagttcccctttaaaaaCTGTCAGGtgaatgccgatgaccgggtaggaggtctctgaggccaattcattCCTctttcttgcaagttcatcagcaatttcatatcCCTCTATGTCCCTCTGTCCTGGAACCcaaatcagagaaatgttacctgcacactcaagagatttgatctcctccttacaggagtttactagtttcgttctgcaccatggcgtcgtcagaaccttgatcgcggcttgactattggAGAAAATGGTAATATCTCTCTCGCTTCCGCGTTCTCtaatcatttcacatgcctgcaggatcgcaaagacttctggttGAAAAACACTACGAGtgctcggcagtttaaaggagctAAATAAATTGGcggatttagagaaaacccctgctccgattTGTCAGAGTTAACTCGGAGACCGCAAGTGGCAgtccagcgactgagtacagccagtgaccTTTCAGCATAATCAAAACTTCGTCAATaacaactagccaaagtaggggcgaagAGACACCACCCCAACGCAGTGATAATTGAATCCGCcctgatgttattaaaagcaccttctatatctatgaaggccgccaaagtaaattttttgcctTCCAGAGATTTTTCCACAGTCCCTACGACTTCGGATAGTCAAAGATTCTTCGGCAGATTCAGCCTACTCTCCATCCTCCCTTTTTACAAGAGTTCTGTAGAATCCTTCACGGGTTCAATGGGCCCGCGTACATCTTCCAGCAGTTGCGTTTGGCATGATTAATGGCTTTTTTGTATTCTTCAAAATTACACGataatttttacactttttaatttaGTAGCATTCGTTAAACACCCTCCTAACCTTCTTTTTCAAGTCGGCCAACGtcttgctccaccagggagcaaagtctttcttgctaaaagatACTGGACAAGCCACTTTGAAGGTCGTTTGATAGGATCGCTGCAGTGGAGGAGTCGGAAAAAGTTCgcttgttcaatttattattaaaacccCTATTGAACAGAGACAACAGTTCTACACCACCCTCATGAACGACCACCTACATTACAAGAAATACTAGATGAAGTCAACTATATGAAAAACTTCAAAGCTCCTGGAGAAGAAAATATAACAGCTGAGCTCCTAAAAAACGCAAGTACTAGTTACATTGAAAGAATGCATCACCTGACTACATTGATCTGGAACAATGAAACACTGTCAGGCGACTGGAACACAGCAATAATACTCCCCATTCACAAGAAAGGCGATAAACTAAACTGCAAAAACTATCGCGGGATTTCCCTACTCAACACAACGTATAAAATCTTCACAAGAATTGTTAACAAAAGACTTATAGGCCACTCGGAAAGAGTACTGCCAGAGTATCAATGCGGGTTTCGACCTGGAAGATCAACAATAGACcaaattttttctctcaaacagtccGTGGAGAAATGTTTTGAGCATAACATTGGGCTGCACATGCTGTTTGTTGATATCAAGCAAGCTTTCGATAGCATCAACAGGAGGGCTATCCccacaatatttcataaatgcaaGATCCCAGACAAACTAACCAGAATAGTGATGATGACTCTGAAATGAACTGTATCCAAAGTAATGATACAAGATAAAAAATACGACCCCTTCAGAATTAAAACTGGAGTAAGACCAGGTGATACGCTCTCATCAACAATCTTCAACCTTATGCTATGCTGTGCCATCGATGAAGTaagtgacgcaaaaaggactggaTATATTTTAAACAGAACTGCCCAATTATTcgcatacgcagatgacatagcAATTGTCAGCAAAAATATCCACGCCCTAACCAAAATCTTCGCTGATATTGAAATTGCTGCTAGTAAAATTGCTCTTAAAATCGACGAAGATAAGACGAAATATATGATGATGTCCAGACAAAATAAACCAACATCAGGCATACTGAAAATTgacgatttttctttttaaatcgtTGAATCATTTACCTATTTAGGCTTCAAACTGAGTATAAAACCATCATTAGACCAGTATTATGCTATGCAGCTGAATCGTGGacgctaattgaagcagatgaaacaaaactgcaagcctttgaacgaaaagtactcagaagattttcggagcaatcaaagatcacggcgagtggcggataagatggaacgacgagtcagatcaactgataaagggcgaaaatgttatacgtttcatcaaagcgcagcggttaagatggctggatcacattacaagaatgggcggtacgagggcgcagaagaaaatcgtagaagccagagcgttcaacactagagcaagaggaaggccgagaacaagatggaccgacgaactagagaatgacatcaagaaacttaggaTAACAAACTGGAAAAACGTCGCAAGCGTTCGAGACGTATGGAGGTCCCACGTGCAGTAGGCCAAAGCTCAGaaagagctgtagagccaaaagatTATGATTGAACAGGGACCAGTCATTTCTTTTAGGGTTCCTGTGAGGAGATATGGATTCCCGATCCGAAAAGGAATTTCTCTGAGAAACCTTCCAATTATCAACTCTAACGGCAGGCGAATTAGTGGAGAGAGTGATATCAAAAACCTCCTCCCAAAGGTTTAATGTTTCCGATACTGTAACTACAAACGTGGGGGTGTTGCCCTTGTTCCAAATAAAGGGATTTTGACTACTCTCACGACTGGTGAGCTGAAATGAGAAGTCAGAAAGGCATTAATAGTATTCCTAACTAGAATACAAACCCTAGGCTTACCTTCCGACTGGACATAAAAAAGACCATAGTGTCTGCTCTGGAGTCCCATGACCTCAGACTGCCGAACTCAGGGTTCTTGAATCCGACAGATATCTTTATCTTGATCCATGAGGAAGACACAGAGGTTATCGGTAGCTTAACTCGCGTGGCAAAGGTTCATTTGAGCTACCCTTAACATTTCTTCGTTAAAGGATGCTCACCTAAGCCTGCTTTATGACCGAGCCCCGAGGATTTCATGGAGCTCTTGGCTTTGGGTACCGCGCCCGTCGGAGACGGCCAAAGCTCACCGAACTGATTTGCTACGTCCTCTATTCCGTCCAGCTCGCCATCCGGAGCACCAAACGCGGGGAAGACCTTAAGTGTGGCCGTCGTGTGGCCAAAACGCAGTTTGTGCTTCTTTTCCTCAAGTACCTTCAGGAACTCTTCAGAAATTAGCAGCTTGGAGCTGGTTTTCTGAGGTTCCTCCATCTTGATCATAGACCAGTTGTTCATTGGAATCTTAGGGTTTTGAAGCTTGAAGCCGTGGAGGATCTTTGGACCCTCCAAATTGGCCTTCGGTAGCCAAATGCGGGCTCTGGGTCTTTTGGGGATCACCGAAGCTGGGATGAGCTTAAGTGAGAGACCCTCCCAGGCATTGCTGACTTCAGCAATGAACTTCTCCAGAAAACCTCTGGAGAACTCATCGGCGCTCTTAATCACCCTACAGCCACGGTAGATGTCTCCCGAGTCGAAAAGAGGTACTTGTCGTGGGTTTGCCATGAGGTATTCGACGATCATTTCTGACAGCCGTCCATTAATGGCACCCCAATTGGCCAGCACCTCTAGGCTTCAGCATTGGAGTGCTATGGTGAGCACTCGACGTGCTGGGTCTGACCACAGTGTCCTGACTAGAAGCCAGCAGCTCATCTTCCGAGAGTGTGCTGggtacagtttttgtttttccgtAGCaaccactattttttatttgtcgtAATTCAAATTTTGGTCCTACTAGTATGCACGGAAGGAAATGGCCCGCCGCATCAGAGCCGGGATACTTGCTACAACCGCAGTTGTCTGGGTATCGGAGGGGACCGTTAACGGCTGGTTATTTAAGCACTACCAGTCATGCAGCTCTCGGCACGGGTACCTAACACCTTAGCTTAGAGTTCTGACAAGGTTTTACCGCCTTGACTCGGTAGACAGAGCCTTGATTTGGTTGGGCtacaaaagaaaatgcataacagCAGATTGAGTCCCTGTTATGTTACACTTACATGCACGTGGGGCCAAACCCTAATTGTGGAATGACCCACAAGCACGACAAGCAAATGTAATATTAAGCACTCTTAGGTGGTTGAAAGCTCCAATGACGACAGTGATCCCATCGTTACCAAGCCGTTTCTGTTTTGCTCAGCCTCCCATTGTTGAGTTGGCTCACAAACAACAGGTTGAGGCGTGGTttttagtcgcctcttacgACAGGCATCCGTTACCTCGGGCAAATTCTAACCCCCTAACCCTCGGGGGCGCATATGGCGAGAAAAAATGTGCAGAAAAACATTCCGTTCAAActagtgcagccataaaagccgttcgagaaggaattcgcagaaatccccttagaaggCAGAAAGTCATGTCCAGGAAAattaatgtatcgaccagatccatgtgaAGACTAATTAGACATGATATCCATACGAAAACCTTCTTCGCTCAACGGGTTgtttttgacaacgcgcttgaagaaaattcgcgcttaaccctagaacacacacccagaaaataccgcggtttttttaatgcttattcaaccgatttctatgattttttttttgaaatgttttttttaatatataacaagtattttgtcttttgtttcattcgaatattcctactggttccagcgatatgggcaaataaagtcaggacatgcaacagtggatttttgtttttgttgttgtcctgataaatgcaaaacaaaataatataatttataataatatacttgtagagtaacaacgaatacacattttggtttttatttcattgaaatattctacctggttcaaaagatatgtgcaaaaaggtcgcgcaaggtatgggtacgtaggtagcaaatacactggtataactggtttttgtattttatatgcagctgcaagggttgttttcacacgaggtgttgttataaatgctgcctgttgatattttcattattgttttggtgctcaaaagtgtaagaagtgaaaataaatataactgaaactataaataactggatacgaaatgacttcaagaagaaacgaatatttatcaagtgcagcatatagaaggtaaaaaatgtaaaataagcaacaatgtaaacatatactaattttttttattatgcaggctaactgaggaacagcgtgaatcatatatacaatctttatttgacGAAATTCGTGACTatgacgctccctatgactttgactcagaagatgaagaagaaattcaattcaatgacattgaaattgctgatgacgatgctgaagtttcgcaaagtgccgcagaagtattacctgattatgcggactatgaggatgatgaagaagacgatgaagaagaagaagtagaagaaaataatgaattgccTGCTAGtagcgaaaaatttgttgcacgtgatgg comes from Anastrepha obliqua isolate idAnaObli1 chromosome 6, idAnaObli1_1.0, whole genome shotgun sequence and encodes:
- the LOC129250575 gene encoding uncharacterized protein LOC129250575, with amino-acid sequence MIVEYLMANPRQVPLFDSGDIYRGCRVIKSADEFSRGFLEKFIAEVSNAWEGLSLKLIPASVIPKRPRARIWLPKANLEGPKILHGFKLQNPKIPMNNWSMIKMEEPQKTSSKLLISEEFLKVLEEKKHKLRFGHTTATLKVFPAFGAPDGELDGIEDVANQFGELWPSPTGAVPKAKSSMKSSGLGHKAGLGEHPLTKKC